The Xanthomonas sp. DAR 34887 genome has a segment encoding these proteins:
- a CDS encoding malate dehydrogenase — translation MKTPVRVAVTGAAGQIGYALLFRIASGEMLGKDQPVILQLLELPMEKAQAALKGVMMELEDCAFPLLAGMVGTDDAEVAFKDADIALLVGARPRGPGMERKDLLLENAKIFTAQGAALNKVASRNVKVLVVGNPANTNAYIAMKSAPDLNPKNFTAMLRLDHNRALSQLAGKLGKPVGGIEKLVVWGNHSPTMYPDYRFATVDGTSIAEAINDQEWNANTFIPTVGKRGAAIIEARGSSSAASAANAAIDHVRDWVLGSNGKWVTMGVPSDGSYGIPEGVMFGFAVTTENGEYTLVKDLPIDDFSQKYIDKTLAELEEERSGVAHLLG, via the coding sequence ATGAAGACACCCGTACGTGTTGCTGTGACCGGCGCTGCCGGCCAGATCGGCTATGCCCTGCTGTTCCGTATCGCCTCCGGCGAAATGCTGGGCAAGGACCAGCCGGTGATCCTGCAGCTGCTCGAGCTGCCGATGGAGAAGGCCCAGGCCGCGCTGAAGGGCGTGATGATGGAGCTGGAAGACTGCGCGTTCCCGCTGCTGGCCGGCATGGTCGGCACCGACGACGCCGAAGTGGCGTTCAAGGACGCCGACATCGCCCTGCTGGTCGGCGCGCGTCCGCGCGGCCCGGGCATGGAGCGCAAGGACCTGCTGCTGGAGAACGCCAAGATCTTCACCGCGCAGGGCGCGGCGCTGAACAAGGTCGCCAGCCGCAACGTCAAGGTGCTGGTGGTTGGCAACCCGGCCAACACCAACGCCTACATCGCGATGAAGTCGGCACCGGACCTGAACCCGAAGAACTTCACCGCCATGTTGCGTCTGGACCACAACCGCGCGCTGAGCCAACTGGCCGGCAAGCTCGGCAAGCCGGTCGGCGGCATCGAGAAGCTGGTGGTGTGGGGCAACCACAGCCCGACCATGTACCCGGACTACCGCTTCGCCACCGTCGATGGCACCTCCATCGCCGAGGCGATCAACGACCAGGAATGGAACGCCAACACCTTCATCCCGACCGTGGGCAAGCGCGGCGCGGCGATCATCGAAGCGCGCGGCTCGTCCTCGGCCGCTTCGGCCGCCAACGCCGCCATCGACCACGTGCGCGACTGGGTGCTGGGCAGCAACGGCAAGTGGGTGACCATGGGCGTGCCGTCCGACGGCTCCTACGGCATTCCGGAAGGCGTGATGTTCGGCTTCGCGGTGACCACCGAGAACGGCGAGTACACCCTGGTCAAGGACCTGCCGATCGACGACTTCAGCCAGAAGTACATCGACAAGACCCTGGCCGAGCTGGAAGAAGAGCGCAGCGGCGTGGCGCACCTGCTGGGCTGA
- a CDS encoding peptidylprolyl isomerase: MSLIAHFDTARGPITIELYPDKAPLTVANFVNLAKRGFYDGLNFHRVIADFMIQGGCPEGSGRGGPGYRFEDETNNGVRHERGVLSMANAGPSTNGSQFFITHTATPWLDGKHTVFGKVTQGLDVVDSVAQGDVINKITIEGDADAVLAAKADRVAEWNRVLGA, translated from the coding sequence ATGTCCCTGATCGCCCATTTCGACACCGCCCGCGGCCCGATCACGATCGAGCTGTATCCCGACAAGGCGCCGCTGACCGTGGCCAACTTCGTGAACCTGGCCAAGCGCGGCTTCTACGACGGGCTGAACTTCCACCGCGTGATCGCCGACTTCATGATCCAGGGCGGCTGCCCGGAAGGCTCCGGCCGCGGCGGCCCGGGCTACCGCTTCGAGGACGAGACCAACAACGGCGTGCGCCACGAGCGCGGCGTGCTGTCGATGGCCAATGCCGGTCCCAGCACCAACGGCAGTCAGTTCTTCATCACCCACACCGCCACCCCGTGGCTGGACGGCAAGCACACCGTGTTCGGCAAGGTGACCCAGGGCCTGGACGTGGTCGACAGCGTCGCCCAGGGCGATGTCATCAACAAGATCACCATCGAAGGCGACGCCGATGCGGTGCTGGCGGCCAAGGCCGACCGCGTCGCCGAGTGGAACCGCGTGCTCGGCGCCTGA
- a CDS encoding YfbM family protein, with product MAYLGVHFALSADDVASLVSKQTDDERLALIQEDIEPRYFEQFQAYVAESDKAWDAMHRALSGGLLCDDGGRYPLNHVVLGGQSLYGRDDYIIRLKTPEQVKDVALAAMKITPDQFRALYDGIDSEDYGMELTDADFQYTWEWFQGVRALYQTAASEGRHVLFTVDP from the coding sequence ATGGCTTATCTCGGCGTACATTTTGCGCTGTCTGCCGACGACGTCGCGTCCTTGGTGTCCAAGCAAACGGATGACGAACGCCTCGCGCTGATCCAGGAAGACATCGAGCCGCGATATTTCGAGCAGTTCCAAGCTTATGTCGCCGAGAGCGACAAAGCGTGGGATGCGATGCATCGTGCGCTTTCCGGCGGACTGCTCTGCGATGACGGGGGGCGGTATCCACTGAATCATGTCGTTCTCGGCGGACAGTCCCTTTATGGTCGAGACGACTACATCATCCGTCTGAAAACGCCGGAGCAAGTCAAGGATGTGGCGTTGGCTGCAATGAAGATCACACCGGATCAGTTCAGGGCGTTGTACGACGGGATTGATTCGGAAGATTACGGAATGGAGCTGACGGACGCGGACTTCCAGTACACATGGGAATGGTTCCAGGGCGTTCGCGCCCTGTATCAAACCGCAGCGTCCGAGGGACGGCACGTCCTTTTCACGGTCGACCCGTAA
- a CDS encoding glutaredoxin family protein, with translation MRPLLLCLLLLGIGGGVHAWWRSAGTTSAPATLAAGDPRLLTGEDGIVMLAADWCGYCRRQQADFERAQVRYRVLDVEQEEGRLAAAALGREGVPITVVGQHVIDGYRIADDRGAALDAHLQPLGYRVY, from the coding sequence ATGCGTCCCCTCCTGCTGTGTCTGCTGCTGCTCGGAATCGGTGGCGGCGTGCATGCGTGGTGGCGCAGCGCGGGGACGACATCGGCGCCGGCAACGCTGGCGGCCGGCGATCCGCGGCTGCTCACCGGCGAGGACGGCATCGTCATGCTGGCCGCCGACTGGTGCGGTTACTGCCGCCGGCAACAGGCCGATTTCGAACGTGCCCAGGTCCGCTACCGCGTGCTCGACGTGGAGCAGGAGGAAGGCCGCCTGGCCGCCGCCGCCCTGGGTCGCGAAGGCGTGCCGATCACGGTGGTCGGCCAGCACGTGATCGACGGCTACCGCATCGCTGATGACCGCGGCGCCGCCCTGGACGCGCACCTGCAGCCGCTCGGCTACCGCGTCTACTGA
- the prpE gene encoding propionate--CoA ligase encodes MDYATLYRRSIEQPEEFWAEQAKAIDWQRPPQNILEYDNPPFRRWFGGGLTNLCHNAVDRHLPARAAQLALVAVSSETGQTREFTYAQLHAEVNAFAAVLLRLDVQRGDRVVIYMPNMAEAVFAMLACARIGAVHSVVFGGFAAHNLALRIDDAAPKLLIAADAGSRGGKVIPYKPLVDAACAEASAPPQKVLIVSRGLDPAQPRVAGRDVDYAELRAEVGDVQVPVAWLESNEPSYLLYTSGTTGKPKGVQRDVGGYAVALALSMRTVFDCAPGQAMFSTSDVGWAVGHSYNVYGPLIAGCTSLLYEGLPVNPDPGVWWALCEKYRVRTMFSSPTAIRVLKKHPVRHIRDHDLSALQYLFLAGEPLDEPTALWIGGALGKPIIDNYWQTETGWPALTLLPGLEMRPVKPGSPGFPNLGYKMKVVDPQGVEVPAGRKGVLVIEPPLPPGCMTTVWNDDARFLRSYFSHFDELLYSSLDWAIRDDDGYTFILGRTDDVINVAGHRLGTREIEEAIAGHAQVAEVAVIGMHDELKGQVPVVFATLKQQASPDTAASIAEQVRQCVVERLGAVARPAQVYLVQALPKTRSGKLLRRSLQALAEQRDPGDLSTLDDPGALDEIRRVLAR; translated from the coding sequence ATGGACTACGCGACGCTGTACCGGCGCTCGATCGAGCAGCCGGAGGAGTTCTGGGCCGAGCAGGCCAAGGCTATCGACTGGCAGCGGCCGCCGCAGAACATCCTGGAGTACGACAACCCGCCGTTCCGGCGCTGGTTCGGCGGCGGCCTGACCAACCTGTGCCACAACGCGGTCGATCGGCACCTGCCAGCGCGCGCGGCGCAACTGGCGCTGGTGGCGGTGTCCAGCGAGACCGGGCAGACCCGCGAGTTCACTTATGCGCAGCTGCACGCGGAGGTCAACGCCTTCGCTGCAGTATTGCTGCGCCTGGACGTGCAGCGTGGCGACCGCGTGGTCATCTACATGCCGAACATGGCCGAGGCGGTGTTCGCGATGCTGGCCTGCGCACGCATCGGCGCGGTGCACTCGGTGGTGTTCGGCGGCTTCGCCGCGCACAACCTGGCGCTGCGCATCGACGATGCGGCGCCGAAGCTGCTGATCGCCGCCGATGCCGGCAGCCGCGGCGGCAAGGTCATCCCGTACAAGCCGCTGGTCGATGCCGCCTGCGCGGAAGCCAGCGCGCCGCCGCAGAAGGTGCTGATCGTCTCGCGTGGACTGGATCCGGCGCAGCCGCGCGTTGCCGGGCGCGACGTCGACTACGCCGAGTTGCGCGCCGAAGTCGGCGACGTGCAGGTGCCGGTGGCGTGGCTGGAGTCCAACGAACCCAGCTATCTGCTGTACACCTCCGGCACCACCGGCAAGCCCAAGGGCGTGCAGCGCGACGTCGGCGGCTATGCGGTGGCGCTGGCGCTGTCGATGCGCACGGTGTTCGATTGCGCGCCCGGGCAGGCGATGTTCTCCACCTCCGATGTCGGTTGGGCGGTCGGCCATTCGTACAACGTGTACGGCCCGCTGATCGCCGGCTGCACCTCGCTGCTGTACGAGGGGTTGCCGGTCAATCCCGATCCCGGCGTGTGGTGGGCGCTGTGCGAGAAATACCGGGTGCGCACCATGTTTTCCTCGCCGACCGCGATCCGCGTGCTGAAGAAACATCCGGTGCGCCACATCCGCGACCACGACCTGAGCGCGTTGCAGTACCTGTTCCTGGCCGGCGAGCCGCTGGACGAGCCGACCGCGCTGTGGATCGGCGGAGCGCTGGGCAAGCCGATCATCGACAACTACTGGCAGACCGAAACCGGCTGGCCGGCGCTGACCTTGCTGCCGGGACTGGAAATGCGGCCGGTCAAACCGGGTTCGCCGGGCTTCCCCAATCTCGGCTACAAGATGAAGGTCGTCGACCCGCAGGGCGTCGAAGTGCCGGCCGGGCGCAAGGGCGTGCTGGTGATCGAACCGCCGCTGCCGCCGGGCTGCATGACCACGGTGTGGAACGACGATGCGCGCTTCCTGCGCAGCTATTTCAGCCATTTCGATGAGCTGCTGTACAGCTCGCTGGATTGGGCGATCCGCGACGACGACGGCTACACCTTCATCCTCGGCCGCACCGACGACGTGATCAACGTCGCCGGCCATCGCCTGGGCACGCGCGAGATCGAAGAAGCCATCGCCGGCCACGCGCAGGTAGCCGAGGTGGCGGTGATCGGCATGCACGACGAACTGAAGGGGCAGGTGCCGGTGGTCTTCGCGACGCTGAAACAACAGGCGTCGCCCGATACCGCCGCATCCATCGCCGAACAGGTGCGGCAGTGCGTGGTGGAGCGGCTCGGCGCGGTCGCGCGGCCGGCGCAGGTGTATCTGGTGCAGGCATTGCCGAAGACGCGCTCGGGCAAACTGCTGCGGCGTTCGCTGCAGGCGCTGGCCGAGCAGCGCGATCCGGGCGACCTGTCGACGCTGGACGATCCGGGCGCGCTGGACGAGATCCGTCGGGTGCTGGCGCGCTGA
- a CDS encoding alpha/beta hydrolase: MKRIQWRVTCVVGAFIAACTASAAPAVETPEAAPRIEVWQAPAGVKQMPIWPHAVPDARETTRKPESVLTKEDPGALVGRSSQGIFDVSVPTMTVYPPKGTNTGAAVVVYPGGGFVMLAMTLEGTEICDWITSRGMTCILSKYRVPGGNHHYDKACNCAVTPKVPFAFQDAQRTIRLVRAHAAEWHIDLKRIGVIGFSAGGFLVAQTSNIFESSYAPVDAADTLSSRPDFAIAAYPGHLCRDGKFDPGFTVTSRTTPTFILQNWDDPIDDVCNSTLYAQALHEADVPAEVHLFANGGHAFGLRPSPHPVVELWPGLVERWLKDIGIL; the protein is encoded by the coding sequence ATGAAGCGAATCCAGTGGCGCGTGACGTGTGTGGTTGGTGCTTTTATCGCGGCGTGCACCGCATCGGCGGCGCCGGCTGTCGAGACTCCCGAGGCAGCGCCAAGGATCGAAGTTTGGCAGGCGCCGGCGGGGGTGAAGCAGATGCCGATCTGGCCGCATGCGGTGCCGGACGCGCGGGAAACCACGCGCAAACCCGAAAGCGTGTTGACCAAGGAAGACCCTGGCGCCCTTGTCGGCCGCAGTTCGCAAGGCATCTTCGATGTCAGTGTGCCCACCATGACGGTGTACCCGCCGAAGGGAACCAATACGGGAGCGGCCGTGGTGGTGTACCCGGGCGGCGGTTTCGTGATGCTGGCCATGACGTTGGAGGGTACGGAAATCTGCGACTGGATCACGTCGCGCGGCATGACCTGCATCCTGTCCAAGTATCGCGTGCCAGGCGGCAACCATCATTACGACAAGGCGTGCAATTGCGCGGTCACGCCCAAGGTGCCATTCGCCTTCCAGGACGCGCAGCGCACGATTCGGCTCGTACGTGCGCACGCGGCCGAATGGCACATCGATCTCAAGCGCATCGGCGTGATCGGCTTTTCCGCCGGCGGGTTCCTGGTGGCGCAGACCAGCAATATCTTCGAATCGAGCTACGCGCCGGTCGATGCGGCCGACACGCTGAGCAGTCGGCCCGACTTCGCGATCGCGGCGTATCCCGGACACCTGTGTCGCGATGGAAAGTTCGATCCCGGCTTCACGGTCACCAGCCGCACGACACCGACGTTCATTCTGCAGAACTGGGACGACCCCATCGATGACGTCTGCAACAGCACGTTGTACGCGCAGGCACTGCATGAGGCGGACGTGCCGGCCGAAGTGCATTTGTTCGCCAATGGCGGCCATGCGTTCGGCCTGCGTCCTTCTCCGCATCCCGTTGTGGAACTGTGGCCCGGGCTGGTGGAGCGCTGGTTGAAGGACATCGGGATCCTGTAG
- a CDS encoding prolyl oligopeptidase family serine peptidase, which produces MVVPYRWVLSLALASLLPLAASAADSGYRQPPEPLLGVMRAPLNPSPRLDPTGKTLLLVQRTQYPPIARVAEPYLKLAGVRVELRSHSRHDMSNGYGIRACLEGFSLVDVASGRQTAVTLPAGACPALPVWSPDGRRFAFNNTAADRVELWLGDVATGNVRRIDGVQLNPVLGGEIQWLGGSDTLLLKTVPQDLGAAPRKAAVPLGPEVKEAIQGKGESSTYEARDTLSSPEDEALFAYYATSQLLTVDAASGKQSKVGAPAVYTAVDGAPDGRHVRVERLKRPYSYVTTYARFAHDVAVLDLSNGSERVLADLPVAERVPVHGVPTGPRAYAWRANQPATLVWAEALDGGDWKATVPARDKLLTLAAPFTAKPRELARVTQRYAGLSWFAQGSQALLDEYDENRHWRRTTLLDADRAGAPSRVLFDLSTDDLYADPGTPELRVLANGEAVLHEDRGALFLSGQGATPAGDRAFLDRYDLASGKTERLFRSDASVDEVFAGFAGDDTTRLLTWRQSPTDPPNVYLRALGQAQPAAAAGEAVYASSIAPVTRFPDPTPLVRQIKKRLVTYTRKDGVELSFTLYTPPGYKEGTRVPAILYAYPLDYADPSKAGQVSGANERDFTRLSSYQLLLLAGYAIIDDTAFPIVGDPKTAYDTYLQQLVDNATAAVDKAVALGVVDRDRIGVTGHSHGALMAANLLAHTELFRAGVATSGSYNKTLTPFGFQNERRSFWAAPDVYAQASAFFNADKINEPLLLVHGMDDANPGTETTQAPRMFQAIRGLGGTARLVLLPFEPHWYSARESNEDVVAEMLEWFDRYVKNAPPRAAAAKAAVQKQ; this is translated from the coding sequence ATGGTCGTGCCGTACCGGTGGGTCTTGTCGCTGGCGCTCGCCAGCCTGTTGCCGCTCGCCGCTTCGGCCGCCGACAGCGGTTACCGTCAGCCGCCCGAGCCGCTGTTGGGGGTAATGCGTGCGCCGCTCAATCCGTCGCCGCGGCTTGACCCCACCGGCAAGACCCTGTTGCTGGTGCAGCGCACCCAGTATCCGCCGATCGCGCGCGTCGCCGAGCCGTACCTGAAGCTGGCCGGCGTGCGCGTGGAGCTGCGCAGCCACAGCCGCCACGACATGTCCAACGGCTACGGCATCCGCGCCTGCCTGGAAGGCTTCAGCCTGGTCGACGTGGCCAGCGGCAGGCAGACCGCGGTGACCCTGCCGGCCGGTGCCTGTCCGGCGCTGCCGGTGTGGTCGCCGGACGGGCGCCGTTTCGCCTTCAACAACACCGCTGCCGATCGCGTCGAGCTATGGCTGGGCGACGTCGCCACCGGCAACGTGCGCCGTATCGATGGCGTGCAGCTCAACCCGGTGCTGGGCGGCGAGATCCAGTGGCTGGGCGGCAGCGACACGCTGCTGCTGAAGACCGTGCCGCAGGACCTGGGCGCCGCGCCGCGCAAGGCGGCGGTGCCGCTGGGTCCGGAGGTCAAGGAAGCCATCCAGGGCAAGGGCGAGAGCAGTACCTACGAGGCGCGCGACACGCTGTCCAGCCCCGAGGACGAGGCGTTGTTCGCGTACTACGCCACCTCGCAGTTGCTCACCGTCGATGCGGCCAGCGGCAAGCAGAGCAAGGTCGGCGCACCGGCCGTCTATACCGCGGTCGACGGCGCGCCCGATGGCCGCCACGTGCGCGTGGAGCGGCTCAAGCGGCCGTATTCCTATGTCACCACCTATGCGCGTTTCGCCCACGACGTGGCGGTGCTGGATCTGTCCAATGGCAGCGAGCGCGTGCTGGCCGATCTGCCGGTCGCCGAACGGGTGCCGGTGCACGGCGTGCCGACCGGCCCGCGTGCGTACGCCTGGCGCGCCAACCAGCCGGCCACGCTGGTCTGGGCCGAGGCGCTGGATGGCGGCGACTGGAAGGCGACCGTGCCTGCGCGCGACAAGCTGCTGACCCTGGCGGCGCCGTTCACCGCCAAGCCGCGCGAACTGGCGCGGGTGACCCAACGCTACGCCGGCCTGTCCTGGTTCGCCCAGGGCAGCCAGGCGCTGCTGGACGAATACGACGAGAACCGCCACTGGCGGCGCACCACGCTGCTCGACGCCGACCGCGCCGGCGCGCCAAGCCGGGTGCTGTTCGACCTGTCCACCGACGATCTGTACGCCGATCCCGGCACGCCGGAACTGCGCGTGCTGGCCAACGGCGAAGCGGTGCTGCACGAAGACCGCGGCGCGCTGTTCCTGAGCGGTCAGGGCGCGACGCCGGCTGGCGACCGTGCGTTCCTGGACCGCTACGACCTGGCCAGCGGCAAGACCGAGCGCCTGTTCCGCAGCGACGCCAGCGTGGACGAAGTGTTCGCCGGATTCGCCGGCGACGATACCACCCGCCTGCTGACCTGGCGCCAGTCGCCGACCGATCCGCCGAACGTGTACCTGCGTGCGCTGGGCCAGGCCCAGCCCGCTGCGGCGGCGGGCGAAGCGGTCTACGCATCGAGCATCGCGCCGGTCACCCGCTTTCCCGATCCGACGCCGCTGGTGCGGCAGATCAAGAAGCGGCTGGTGACCTACACCCGCAAGGACGGGGTGGAACTGTCGTTCACCCTGTACACGCCGCCGGGCTACAAGGAAGGCACGCGGGTGCCGGCGATCCTGTACGCCTATCCGCTGGACTACGCCGACCCGTCCAAGGCCGGCCAGGTCAGCGGCGCCAACGAACGCGATTTCACCCGCTTGAGCTCCTACCAGCTGCTGTTGCTGGCCGGTTACGCGATCATCGACGACACCGCGTTCCCGATCGTCGGCGATCCCAAGACCGCCTACGACACCTATCTGCAGCAACTGGTGGACAACGCCACCGCGGCGGTGGACAAGGCGGTGGCGCTGGGTGTGGTGGACCGCGACCGGATCGGCGTCACCGGCCACAGCCACGGCGCGCTGATGGCGGCCAACCTGCTGGCGCATACCGAGCTGTTCCGCGCCGGCGTGGCGACGAGCGGCAGCTACAACAAGACTCTGACCCCGTTCGGCTTCCAGAACGAGCGGCGCTCGTTCTGGGCCGCGCCGGACGTGTACGCGCAGGCCTCGGCGTTCTTCAATGCCGACAAGATCAACGAGCCGCTACTGCTGGTGCACGGCATGGACGACGCCAATCCCGGCACCGAGACCACCCAGGCCCCGCGCATGTTCCAGGCCATCCGCGGCCTCGGCGGCACCGCGCGGCTGGTGCTGCTGCCGTTCGAACCGCACTGGTACAGCGCGCGCGAGTCCAACGAAGACGTGGTGGCCGAAATGCTGGAGTGGTTCGATCGCTATGTGAAGAATGCGCCGCCGCGCGCGGCGGCGGCGAAAGCGGCTGTGCAGAAACAGTAG
- a CDS encoding LysR family transcriptional regulator: protein MGVAVSLNALKAFESAARHLSFTLAAEELSVTPAAISHQVKSLEERLGVRLFRRTSKGLLITDEGLALVPTLSETFTRLGRLLEQFERGHRREVLTVSVVGTFAVGWLLPKLEDFEQLYPFVDLRLLTNNNRVDVAGERLDFAIRFGDGAWHGMQAEHLMDAPLSPMCSPAIAERLQTPEDLRYVRLLRSYRPQDWAAWFDAAGMAPIPPRGPMFDASALMAQAAIDGYGVALVPACMFERDSDSGRLVRPFPVSVNTGAYWLTALKSRPVTPAMDAFKQWLLSHSTQGTT from the coding sequence ATGGGGGTTGCGGTGTCGTTGAATGCCTTGAAGGCCTTTGAAAGCGCCGCGCGGCATCTGTCTTTCACCTTGGCTGCCGAGGAACTGTCGGTGACGCCGGCCGCCATCAGCCATCAGGTGAAATCGCTCGAGGAGCGCCTGGGCGTTCGCCTTTTCCGCAGAACCTCCAAGGGCTTGCTGATCACCGACGAAGGCCTCGCCCTGGTGCCGACACTGAGCGAAACCTTCACCCGGCTCGGGCGGCTGCTGGAACAATTCGAGCGCGGCCACCGCCGCGAGGTACTGACCGTCAGCGTCGTTGGAACGTTTGCAGTGGGATGGCTGCTGCCGAAGCTGGAAGACTTCGAGCAACTCTATCCGTTCGTCGACCTGCGCCTGCTGACCAATAACAACCGGGTCGATGTCGCCGGAGAGCGCCTGGATTTCGCCATCCGTTTCGGCGACGGCGCCTGGCATGGCATGCAGGCGGAACATCTCATGGATGCGCCGCTGTCGCCCATGTGTTCGCCGGCAATTGCCGAGCGCCTGCAAACGCCAGAGGACCTGCGGTACGTCCGGCTGTTGCGCTCCTACCGACCGCAGGACTGGGCGGCGTGGTTCGATGCCGCAGGCATGGCGCCGATTCCGCCGCGCGGCCCGATGTTCGATGCCTCCGCCTTGATGGCACAGGCGGCCATCGATGGATACGGCGTGGCATTGGTGCCGGCGTGCATGTTCGAACGCGATAGCGACAGCGGACGGTTGGTCCGGCCATTCCCCGTCTCGGTGAATACTGGGGCCTACTGGCTGACGGCATTGAAGAGCCGTCCTGTCACGCCGGCAATGGATGCATTCAAGCAATGGCTGCTATCGCATTCGACCCAAGGCACTACTTGA
- a CDS encoding acyltransferase family protein — MSASARNNFDALRLIGALLVLVSHQFALSGRTEPMFVGDHSFGNLGVLIFFSISGCLVTSSWLKDPDVFRFCARRTLRVLPALCVSIPLTLAVIAALGLMGFPDNPRHRTNGSLWTIKYEVCCYALLLLAGVATRRPSLVLATGIFCYFVLSGAQDGASFLADFGLFFAAGSLLRAYPILRKTLPGLLSLTIGCALLRIDQTTLGLVFIVPPLAIAIGLRSWAGMRDISRFGDLSYGIYIYAWPVQQIAVALMGRRTPCFELLVIAIPATFALAAASWHLVEKKALRFKPDRRSGRLTVDNARGGPGAS; from the coding sequence ATGAGTGCGTCTGCGCGCAATAATTTCGATGCGCTGCGTTTGATCGGCGCGTTGCTCGTCCTGGTCAGCCATCAGTTCGCGCTATCCGGACGTACGGAGCCGATGTTCGTTGGCGACCACTCGTTCGGCAATCTGGGTGTGCTCATCTTCTTCTCGATCAGTGGCTGCCTGGTCACCTCCAGTTGGCTGAAAGACCCTGACGTTTTCCGGTTCTGTGCTCGCCGAACGCTGCGCGTGCTGCCTGCCCTGTGTGTGTCGATCCCGCTAACGTTGGCAGTGATCGCTGCGCTTGGGCTGATGGGATTTCCAGATAATCCTAGGCACCGTACGAATGGATCCCTCTGGACGATCAAGTACGAGGTCTGCTGCTACGCGCTACTTCTCTTGGCAGGCGTCGCCACCCGGCGCCCATCGCTCGTGTTGGCGACAGGGATCTTTTGCTATTTCGTGCTGTCGGGCGCACAGGATGGCGCGAGTTTCCTGGCGGACTTTGGGCTCTTCTTCGCGGCAGGAAGCCTGCTGCGAGCGTATCCAATCCTTCGCAAAACGTTGCCAGGCCTTTTGTCCTTGACGATAGGCTGTGCATTGCTACGCATCGATCAAACGACGCTGGGTCTTGTCTTCATCGTCCCGCCGCTGGCGATTGCGATTGGCTTGCGCTCGTGGGCGGGCATGCGCGACATCTCGCGATTCGGCGATCTCTCGTATGGTATCTACATCTATGCGTGGCCCGTGCAGCAAATTGCAGTCGCGCTCATGGGAAGGCGGACGCCTTGTTTCGAACTCTTGGTCATCGCCATTCCTGCGACCTTTGCGCTGGCGGCCGCCTCGTGGCATCTGGTGGAAAAGAAGGCATTGCGCTTCAAGCCTGATCGGCGATCCGGCCGGCTGACGGTCGATAACGCAAGGGGCGGTCCAGGCGCGTCGTAG